Proteins encoded by one window of Streptacidiphilus sp. PB12-B1b:
- a CDS encoding ABC transporter ATP-binding protein: protein MTAATPLLELSGLTVHLAATGGPAGGAASAPGGADAPRPVLDGIDLTLAPGEALGLVGESGSGKSMTVRAVTRLLPPGARLAGGVRFEGRDVTAMSPAELRGYRDTGVGLVFQDPRAHINPTRRVGAFLTEALVRNRRVPRRQAEARAAAVLAEVGIDDPARRLRQYPHELSGGMLQRVMIASVLLAEPRLILADEPTTALDVTIQAEVVSILDRLRRERGLGMVFITHDLDLALAVCGRVAVMYAGRIVEIREAAGLHQRAAHPYTLGLLGSRPSIEERAERLSAIPGRPVSAFEAGPGCAFADRCGHVRPVCREVRPELEPFRGGLVRCHRAAETASETALQEAPA, encoded by the coding sequence ATGACCGCCGCGACACCTCTGCTGGAACTCAGCGGCCTCACCGTGCACCTCGCCGCCACCGGCGGTCCGGCCGGCGGCGCAGCCTCCGCTCCAGGCGGTGCGGACGCGCCCCGGCCGGTGCTGGACGGCATCGACCTCACCCTGGCCCCCGGCGAGGCCCTGGGCCTGGTCGGCGAGTCCGGCTCGGGCAAGTCCATGACCGTACGGGCCGTCACCCGGCTGCTGCCGCCCGGCGCGCGGCTCGCCGGGGGCGTCCGCTTCGAGGGCCGGGACGTCACCGCCATGTCCCCGGCCGAGCTGCGCGGCTACCGCGACACCGGGGTCGGGCTGGTGTTCCAGGACCCCCGCGCGCACATCAACCCCACCCGCCGCGTCGGCGCCTTCCTCACCGAGGCGCTGGTCCGCAACCGCCGGGTGCCGCGCCGCCAGGCCGAGGCCCGGGCCGCCGCGGTACTGGCCGAGGTCGGCATCGACGACCCGGCCCGCAGGCTGCGCCAGTACCCGCACGAGCTGTCCGGCGGCATGCTGCAACGCGTCATGATCGCCTCGGTGCTGCTGGCCGAGCCCCGGCTGATCCTCGCCGACGAGCCCACCACCGCCCTGGACGTCACCATCCAGGCCGAGGTGGTCTCCATCCTCGACCGGCTCCGCCGCGAGCGCGGCCTCGGCATGGTCTTCATCACCCACGACCTGGACCTGGCGCTGGCCGTCTGCGGCCGGGTCGCGGTGATGTACGCCGGGCGGATCGTGGAGATCCGCGAGGCCGCCGGGCTGCACCAGCGCGCCGCCCACCCCTACACGCTGGGCCTGCTCGGCTCGCGCCCCTCGATCGAGGAGCGGGCCGAGCGGCTCAGCGCCATCCCCGGGCGTCCGGTCTCGGCCTTCGAGGCCGGCCCCGGCTGCGCCTTCGCCGACCGCTGCGGCCATGTGCGCCCGGTCTGCCGGGAGGTCCGGCCCGAGCTGGAGCCCTTCCGGGGCGGCCTGGTGCGCTGCCACCGGGCCGCCGAGACCGCGTCCGAGACCGCCCTCCAGGAGGCACCCGCATGA
- a CDS encoding glutamate decarboxylase yields MSLHTGQHQDADGERLLAVNPFLGAANPVPGLETAPPKHRLPDGPMPPDSAYQVVHDELMLDGNARLNLATFVTTWMEPQADALMSECLDKNMIDKDEYPQTAELERRCVAILADLWNAPDPENTVGCSTTGSSEACMLAGLALKRRWMQRNRERYAAGARPNLVMGVNVQVCWEKFCNFWEVEARTVPMEGDRYHLDAAGAVALCDEDTIGVVAILGSTFDGSYEPVWDVCSALDDLQQRTGLDIPVHVDGASGAMVAPFLDPELEWDFRQPRVASINTSGHKYGLVYPGVGWALWRDREALPEELVFRVNYLGGDMPTFALNFSRPGAEVVAQYYTFLRLGRDGYRAVQQASRDVAMSLSERIGAMHQFRLLSRGDELPVFAFTTADHVTAFNVFDVSRRLRERGWLVPAYTFPENRTDLAALRVVCRNGFSSDLADLLIADLNRLLSELEEQPGPLHRPEMSTAFHH; encoded by the coding sequence ATGTCGTTGCACACCGGGCAGCACCAGGACGCCGACGGCGAGCGCCTGCTGGCGGTCAATCCCTTCCTGGGGGCGGCCAACCCCGTCCCCGGCCTGGAGACCGCCCCGCCCAAGCACCGGCTGCCGGACGGCCCCATGCCGCCGGACTCCGCCTACCAGGTCGTCCACGACGAGCTGATGCTGGACGGCAACGCCCGGCTCAACCTGGCCACCTTCGTGACCACCTGGATGGAGCCGCAGGCCGACGCGCTGATGTCGGAGTGCCTCGACAAGAACATGATCGACAAGGACGAGTACCCGCAGACCGCCGAGCTGGAGCGGCGCTGCGTGGCCATCCTGGCCGACCTGTGGAACGCCCCCGACCCGGAGAACACCGTCGGCTGCTCCACCACCGGCTCCAGCGAGGCGTGCATGCTGGCCGGGCTGGCGCTCAAGCGCCGCTGGATGCAGCGCAACCGCGAGCGCTACGCGGCCGGGGCCCGGCCCAACCTGGTCATGGGCGTCAACGTGCAGGTGTGCTGGGAGAAGTTCTGCAACTTCTGGGAGGTCGAGGCCCGGACCGTGCCGATGGAGGGCGACCGCTACCACCTGGACGCCGCCGGCGCCGTCGCCCTGTGCGACGAGGACACCATCGGCGTGGTGGCCATCCTCGGCTCCACCTTCGACGGCTCCTACGAGCCGGTCTGGGACGTCTGCTCCGCCCTGGACGACCTGCAGCAGCGCACCGGCCTGGACATCCCGGTGCACGTGGACGGCGCCTCCGGGGCGATGGTCGCGCCGTTCCTGGACCCGGAGCTGGAGTGGGACTTCCGGCAGCCCCGGGTGGCCTCCATCAACACCTCCGGCCACAAGTACGGCCTGGTCTACCCCGGCGTCGGCTGGGCGCTGTGGCGGGACCGCGAGGCGCTGCCCGAGGAGCTGGTCTTCCGGGTCAACTACCTCGGCGGGGACATGCCCACCTTCGCGCTGAACTTCTCCCGCCCCGGGGCCGAGGTGGTCGCGCAGTACTACACCTTCCTGCGGCTGGGCCGGGACGGCTACCGCGCGGTCCAGCAGGCCAGCCGGGACGTCGCCATGTCGCTGTCCGAGCGGATCGGCGCGATGCACCAGTTCCGGCTGCTGAGCCGGGGCGACGAGCTGCCGGTGTTCGCCTTCACCACCGCCGATCACGTCACCGCGTTCAACGTCTTCGACGTCTCCCGGCGGCTGCGCGAGCGCGGCTGGCTGGTGCCCGCGTACACCTTTCCGGAGAACCGGACCGACCTGGCGGCGCTGCGCGTCGTCTGCCGCAACGGCTTCTCGTCCGACCTGGCCGACCTGCTGATCGCCGACCTGAACCGGCTGCTGTCGGAGCTGGAGGAGCAGCCCGGCCCGCTGCACCGGCCGGAGATGTCCACCGCGTTCCACCACTAG
- a CDS encoding TetR/AcrR family transcriptional regulator: MLTGKPVRAERPKAAQGAPETKRAPAGAAVLRDDVTEAIRLAVFEELAATGYARLSIEAVARRAGVGKTAVYRRWRSKLPMVIEVVSEVASLGLVLPDTGSLQDDLRMFVHVVARVLRHPLAAQIVPDLLAEAARNPEIAETLATALREAQRDSSAALVRKAVARGELPADTDPDLALDLIAGPLYWRLLVARTAISRDYLDRLAVAIGAALAAGHG, translated from the coding sequence ATGCTGACAGGGAAACCCGTGCGAGCGGAGCGACCGAAGGCCGCGCAGGGCGCCCCCGAGACCAAGCGGGCCCCGGCCGGAGCGGCCGTGCTGCGCGACGACGTCACCGAGGCGATCCGGCTCGCCGTGTTCGAGGAGCTGGCGGCCACCGGTTACGCCCGGCTGTCGATCGAGGCCGTGGCGCGCCGGGCCGGTGTCGGCAAGACCGCCGTCTACCGCCGCTGGCGCTCCAAGCTGCCCATGGTCATCGAGGTGGTCTCCGAGGTGGCCTCGCTCGGCCTGGTGCTCCCGGACACCGGCTCGCTCCAGGACGACCTGCGGATGTTCGTGCACGTGGTCGCCCGGGTCCTGCGGCACCCGCTGGCCGCCCAGATCGTCCCCGACCTGCTGGCCGAGGCCGCGCGCAACCCCGAGATCGCCGAGACCCTGGCCACCGCGCTGCGCGAGGCGCAGCGGGACAGCAGCGCGGCGCTGGTGCGCAAGGCCGTCGCCCGCGGCGAGCTGCCCGCCGACACCGACCCGGACCTGGCGCTGGACCTGATCGCCGGGCCGCTGTACTGGCGGCTGCTGGTGGCCAGGACCGCCATCTCCCGCGACTACCTGGACCGGTTGGCGGTGGCCATCGGCGCCGCGCTGGCCGCCGGGCACGGCTGA
- a CDS encoding ABC transporter permease has product MTGTSGVDPDAGLSPAQLAAKHGLSVSGRRPGLLKYSRQLWGRRQFIVSFATARLIAMYTTAKLGQVWQVMTPLLNAGVYYLVFGLLLGQSRGIPDFIAYLCCGVFVFQFTQSAILSGTRSITDNLGLIRALHFPRACLPIAFTVIQLQQLIFSMGVLGVIMLVSGQPLTLHWLLIVPILVLQSVFNTGLAMIMARIGAKTTDMAQLMPFVIRTWMYLSGVFWAVSTFTAKAPHWAAVLLNMNPALIFNDLMRYALMTSVPESILPAHVWLITLGWALLFGLGGYVFFWLSEEEYGRG; this is encoded by the coding sequence GTGACCGGTACGTCCGGTGTCGACCCGGACGCGGGACTGAGTCCCGCCCAACTCGCGGCCAAACACGGACTGTCCGTGAGCGGCAGGCGCCCCGGGCTGCTGAAGTACAGCCGGCAGCTGTGGGGTCGGCGCCAGTTCATCGTCTCCTTCGCCACCGCGCGACTGATTGCGATGTACACCACCGCCAAGCTGGGCCAGGTCTGGCAGGTCATGACGCCGCTGCTGAACGCGGGCGTCTACTACCTGGTCTTCGGTCTGCTGCTGGGCCAGAGCCGGGGCATCCCGGACTTCATCGCCTACCTGTGCTGCGGTGTGTTCGTCTTCCAGTTCACCCAGTCGGCGATCCTCTCCGGCACGCGTTCGATCACCGACAACCTCGGGCTGATCCGGGCGCTGCACTTCCCGAGGGCCTGCCTGCCGATCGCGTTCACGGTGATCCAGCTCCAGCAGCTGATCTTCTCCATGGGCGTCCTCGGCGTCATCATGCTGGTCAGCGGCCAGCCGCTGACGCTGCACTGGCTGCTGATCGTGCCGATCCTGGTGCTGCAGTCGGTGTTCAACACCGGCCTGGCCATGATCATGGCCCGGATCGGCGCCAAGACCACCGACATGGCGCAGCTGATGCCGTTCGTCATCCGCACCTGGATGTACCTCTCCGGCGTGTTCTGGGCGGTCAGCACCTTCACCGCCAAGGCCCCGCACTGGGCCGCGGTGCTGCTGAACATGAACCCGGCGCTCATCTTCAACGACCTGATGCGCTACGCGCTGATGACGTCCGTCCCCGAGAGCATCCTGCCCGCGCACGTGTGGCTGATCACACTGGGCTGGGCCCTGCTGTTCGGTCTGGGCGGATATGTGTTCTTCTGGTTGTCCGAGGAGGAGTACGGCCGTGGATGA
- a CDS encoding ABC transporter permease, translating into MGRLVLARLGGLVTTLLLSSAVIFGSLYLAPGSPEDVLFGSRTPSAATRAAVARRLHLDRPLPVRYWDWLTGVLHGDLGRSMVTGQSVADRVGHGLGTTLSLVALSMVLVVLFGVGLGAAAALRPGPVDAAANAVTSVSVTVPPFVASTLLISVFAVHLGWFPASGTGTGALGELRGLALPACALAVINCGFLARITRNALREQLALEHVQTALVRGLPRWAVLRDHVFRNAVPPIVTAVALLTSGTFASTLVVETAFAVPGIGMLTITSVEQKDFPVVQAVSLLLVAAFVLCNAASDLVQALVDPRLRTAGRTT; encoded by the coding sequence ATGGGGCGGCTGGTGCTCGCCCGCCTCGGCGGCCTGGTCACCACGCTGCTGCTGTCCAGCGCGGTCATCTTCGGCAGCCTCTACCTGGCGCCCGGCAGCCCCGAGGACGTCCTGTTCGGCAGCCGCACCCCCTCCGCCGCCACCCGCGCCGCCGTCGCCCGCCGGCTGCACCTGGACCGGCCGCTGCCGGTCCGCTACTGGGACTGGCTCACCGGCGTGCTCCACGGCGACCTCGGCCGCTCCATGGTCACCGGCCAGAGCGTGGCCGACCGGGTCGGCCACGGCCTGGGCACCACGCTGTCCCTGGTCGCCCTCAGCATGGTCCTGGTGGTGCTGTTCGGCGTGGGCCTCGGCGCCGCCGCCGCGCTGCGGCCCGGCCCGGTGGACGCCGCCGCCAACGCCGTCACCTCGGTCTCGGTGACCGTGCCGCCGTTCGTCGCCTCAACCCTGCTGATCTCGGTCTTCGCCGTGCACCTCGGCTGGTTCCCGGCGTCCGGCACCGGCACCGGCGCGCTCGGCGAACTGCGCGGCCTGGCCCTGCCCGCCTGCGCCCTGGCCGTGATCAACTGCGGCTTCCTGGCCCGGATCACCCGCAACGCGCTGCGCGAGCAGCTCGCCCTGGAGCACGTGCAGACCGCGCTGGTCCGCGGACTGCCACGCTGGGCGGTCCTGCGCGACCACGTGTTCCGCAACGCGGTGCCGCCGATCGTCACCGCCGTCGCCCTGCTCACCTCCGGCACCTTCGCCTCCACCCTGGTCGTGGAGACCGCCTTCGCCGTCCCCGGCATCGGCATGCTCACCATCACCTCGGTCGAGCAGAAGGACTTCCCGGTCGTCCAGGCCGTCTCCCTGCTGCTGGTCGCCGCCTTCGTGCTGTGCAACGCCGCCAGCGACCTCGTCCAGGCCCTGGTCGACCCACGGCTGCGCACCGCCGGGAGGACCACATGA
- a CDS encoding cellulase family glycosylhydrolase produces MRIRRTAAAIALTLAAALPAATAPLAAAAAAVRAPDFPTGTVTAADGRTLFADPAGRSLQLRGFNVDKYDEATEADLRSIVAHGFNLIRLDITWARLEPAPGRYDAAELARLQQLMGWADRYGLLVLVDFHQDVYGPAFGGGQDGVPAWATDDDGLPFTPDPDDWFAEYFEPSVQAAFTHLYDDPALRRAQTDFYTHIARTLRGDPALLGYDLFNEPSGPFDGDPTDPAVQVSSVAALETGRLALMYRRLIAAVRAVDTRSWLFVEPTVLVGEGVPTLLPGFRDPRPGAARIGYAPHFYDTAVEDGGDWNPSDGFIQAYTAAVTAYPRAHRMPVVVGEWGPPDADTPGNTELVQAQVTAMEGFAGGWTMWYWGEGTGGYTPLDPQGAPHPGDAPVFGPYATAVAGLPLAEAYTPATGGYTLRYTVGGSGANTRIVLPPTAYPAGARLRVAGAGRALVRLRQPRGGTPGSALIAVPGARPGAAVTVTLTPA; encoded by the coding sequence TTGCGCATCCGCCGTACCGCCGCCGCGATCGCCCTGACCCTGGCCGCCGCCCTGCCTGCCGCCACCGCCCCGCTCGCAGCCGCCGCAGCCGCCGTCCGGGCGCCGGACTTCCCCACCGGGACGGTCACCGCCGCCGACGGGCGGACGCTGTTCGCCGACCCGGCCGGGCGCAGCCTCCAGCTGCGCGGCTTCAATGTCGACAAATACGACGAGGCCACCGAGGCGGACCTGCGCTCCATCGTCGCCCACGGCTTCAACCTGATCCGCCTGGACATCACCTGGGCCCGGCTGGAGCCCGCCCCGGGACGCTACGACGCCGCCGAGTTGGCCAGGCTCCAGCAGCTGATGGGCTGGGCCGACCGGTACGGGCTGCTGGTCCTGGTCGACTTCCACCAGGACGTCTACGGCCCGGCGTTCGGCGGCGGCCAGGACGGCGTCCCGGCCTGGGCGACCGACGACGACGGGCTGCCGTTCACCCCGGACCCCGACGACTGGTTCGCCGAGTACTTCGAGCCCTCGGTGCAGGCCGCCTTCACCCACCTCTACGACGATCCCGCCCTGCGCCGGGCGCAGACCGACTTCTACACGCACATCGCCCGGACCCTGCGCGGCGATCCGGCGCTGCTGGGCTACGACCTGTTCAACGAGCCCAGCGGGCCGTTCGACGGCGACCCGACCGATCCGGCCGTCCAGGTCTCCTCGGTGGCGGCGCTGGAGACCGGGCGGCTGGCGCTGATGTACCGGCGGCTGATCGCCGCCGTGCGCGCGGTGGACACCCGCTCCTGGCTGTTCGTCGAGCCCACGGTGCTGGTGGGCGAGGGCGTGCCGACCCTGCTGCCGGGCTTCCGGGATCCGCGCCCGGGCGCCGCGCGGATCGGCTACGCGCCGCACTTCTACGACACCGCCGTCGAGGACGGCGGCGACTGGAACCCCTCGGACGGCTTCATCCAGGCCTACACCGCCGCCGTCACGGCCTACCCGCGGGCGCACCGGATGCCGGTGGTCGTCGGCGAGTGGGGCCCGCCGGACGCGGACACGCCCGGCAACACCGAGCTGGTGCAGGCGCAGGTCACGGCCATGGAGGGGTTCGCCGGCGGCTGGACCATGTGGTACTGGGGCGAGGGCACCGGCGGCTACACCCCGCTGGACCCGCAGGGCGCGCCGCACCCGGGCGATGCCCCGGTGTTCGGCCCGTACGCGACGGCGGTCGCCGGGCTGCCGCTCGCCGAGGCGTACACCCCGGCGACCGGCGGCTACACCCTGCGCTACACCGTCGGCGGCAGCGGCGCGAACACCCGGATCGTGCTGCCGCCGACCGCGTACCCGGCCGGGGCGCGGCTCCGGGTGGCCGGGGCCGGGCGGGCGCTGGTCCGGCTGCGGCAGCCCCGGGGCGGTACGCCGGGCAGCGCGCTGATCGCCGTGCCCGGCGCCCGCCCGGGCGCGGCGGTGACGGTCACGCTCACCCCGGCCTGA
- a CDS encoding ABC transporter ATP-binding protein, which yields MTATAAPNAAAAAPAVTVSGLSKVFRVPGGAGGRTRHTAVDDVSFSVPAGGSLGIVGESGSGKTTVARMLVGLERASGGTMAVLGRDRSTPARGAAERNRRARELQIVFQDPYTSLDPSQSARAAVDEVLRHHTRLPAGPRAARLGELVDQVGLTARQADARPRDLSGGQRQRVAIARALAAEPGALILDEAVSALDVSIQAQILNLLADIRDRTGIAYLLISHDLAVVRQLCDTVLVLRRGRVVEQGDCAAVLDAPAEEYTRALRAAVPVPGWRPGQ from the coding sequence ATGACGGCCACCGCCGCCCCGAACGCCGCCGCCGCTGCTCCCGCCGTCACCGTCTCCGGGCTCAGCAAGGTCTTCCGGGTGCCCGGCGGCGCCGGCGGACGCACCCGCCACACCGCCGTGGACGACGTCAGCTTCAGCGTCCCGGCCGGGGGCTCGCTGGGCATCGTCGGTGAGTCCGGCTCCGGCAAGACCACCGTCGCCCGGATGCTGGTCGGCCTGGAGCGGGCCAGCGGCGGCACCATGGCCGTCCTCGGCCGGGACCGCTCCACCCCCGCCCGGGGCGCGGCCGAGCGCAACCGCCGGGCCCGGGAGCTGCAGATCGTCTTCCAGGACCCGTACACCTCGCTGGACCCCAGCCAGAGCGCCCGGGCCGCCGTGGACGAGGTGCTGCGGCACCACACCCGGCTCCCCGCCGGGCCGCGCGCCGCGCGCCTCGGCGAGCTGGTCGACCAGGTCGGCCTGACCGCGCGCCAGGCCGACGCCCGCCCGCGCGACCTCTCCGGCGGCCAGCGGCAGCGGGTCGCCATCGCCCGCGCGCTGGCCGCCGAGCCCGGGGCGCTGATCCTGGACGAGGCGGTCTCGGCCCTGGACGTCTCCATCCAGGCGCAGATCCTCAACCTGCTCGCCGACATCCGCGACCGGACCGGCATCGCCTACCTGCTGATCTCGCACGATCTGGCGGTGGTGCGGCAGCTGTGCGACACCGTGCTGGTGCTCCGGCGCGGGCGGGTGGTCGAGCAGGGCGACTGTGCCGCCGTCCTGGACGCCCCGGCCGAGGAGTACACCCGGGCGCTGCGCGCCGCCGTCCCGGTCCCGGGCTGGCGGCCGGGGCAGTAG
- a CDS encoding ABC transporter substrate-binding protein → MRRRTLRAALPLAAAALLTSACAGGGPAAKAAARSNFSTAQVSTAPAKGPLSSLSWYGDYRAPYSEDPLKTADYPEETILGNVCEPLLRTGADYSLNPGIARSWSQPDAEHLVLDLDPRATFSDGHPVTPADVVYSLQRNQDPAVASNYADSYNDVTSIRATGAEQVTVAFSRPDYLFVRNLGILAGAVVEKAFAVKAGQNFGSAGTGVVCSGPYTIASFDGTNTMVLTRDPGYWDHAHAAKAASLTFRFLSDPSAIANALGSGSLDGGFDLPPSTVAQLSKATDGRLYVGATGSTTQNIDLIVSRFTGALGDVRVRQALSMAIDRAGIAKTLFDGTADPLYAVAGPGFWQTSPAEPVYAAAYRKLVQPPQPAAAAKLVAQAGATGRRLTIGYAADSPDQAQLAEVLQQTGDSIGLKVAIVGLPDQQYGNLFIDPKARAAYDSFLTINYLEYPEAADMYTSYATKGGLQNFNGYTNPVVESELLKAQGAEDVRQRAQDVTAAQAVIARDLPWIPIVAPRALLFQNKAVTGAPLTFSYMDNAWAASVGAP, encoded by the coding sequence ATGCGGAGAAGAACCCTGCGCGCCGCGCTCCCGCTCGCGGCCGCCGCGCTGCTCACCAGCGCCTGCGCGGGCGGCGGCCCGGCCGCCAAGGCCGCCGCCCGGAGCAACTTCAGCACCGCCCAGGTCTCCACCGCCCCCGCCAAGGGCCCGCTCAGCAGCCTCAGTTGGTACGGCGACTACCGCGCGCCGTACTCCGAGGACCCGCTGAAGACCGCCGACTACCCCGAGGAGACCATCCTCGGCAACGTCTGCGAGCCGCTGCTGCGCACCGGCGCCGACTACAGCCTGAACCCCGGCATCGCCCGGAGCTGGAGCCAGCCGGACGCCGAGCACCTGGTGCTCGACCTGGACCCGCGCGCCACCTTCAGCGACGGTCACCCGGTCACCCCCGCCGACGTCGTCTACAGCCTGCAGCGCAACCAGGACCCGGCCGTGGCCAGCAACTACGCCGACTCCTACAACGACGTCACGTCGATCCGGGCCACCGGCGCCGAGCAGGTCACCGTCGCCTTCAGCAGGCCCGACTACCTGTTCGTGCGCAACCTCGGCATCCTCGCCGGGGCGGTCGTGGAGAAGGCGTTCGCGGTGAAGGCCGGGCAGAACTTCGGCAGCGCGGGCACCGGCGTGGTCTGCTCCGGCCCCTACACCATCGCCTCGTTCGACGGCACCAACACCATGGTGCTCACCCGCGATCCGGGCTACTGGGACCACGCCCACGCCGCCAAGGCCGCCTCGCTCACCTTCCGCTTCCTGTCCGACCCCTCGGCCATCGCCAACGCCCTCGGCTCCGGCAGCCTGGACGGCGGCTTCGACCTGCCGCCCTCCACCGTCGCCCAGCTCTCCAAGGCCACCGACGGCCGGCTCTACGTCGGCGCCACCGGCTCCACCACGCAGAACATCGACCTCATCGTCTCCCGCTTCACCGGCGCCCTCGGCGACGTCCGGGTCCGCCAGGCGCTGTCCATGGCCATCGACCGGGCCGGGATCGCCAAGACCCTGTTCGACGGCACCGCCGACCCGCTGTACGCGGTCGCCGGGCCCGGCTTCTGGCAGACCAGCCCGGCCGAACCGGTCTACGCCGCCGCCTACCGGAAGCTGGTGCAGCCGCCGCAGCCCGCCGCCGCCGCCAAGCTGGTCGCCCAGGCCGGGGCCACCGGCAGACGGCTCACCATCGGCTACGCCGCCGACAGCCCCGACCAGGCCCAGCTCGCCGAGGTGCTGCAGCAGACCGGGGACTCCATCGGCCTCAAGGTCGCCATCGTCGGCCTGCCGGACCAGCAGTACGGCAACCTCTTCATCGACCCCAAGGCCCGCGCCGCCTACGACTCCTTCCTCACCATCAACTACCTGGAATACCCGGAGGCGGCCGACATGTACACCAGCTACGCCACCAAGGGCGGGCTGCAGAACTTCAACGGATACACGAACCCCGTGGTCGAGTCCGAGCTGCTCAAGGCCCAGGGCGCCGAGGACGTCCGGCAGCGCGCCCAGGACGTCACCGCCGCGCAGGCCGTCATCGCCCGCGACCTGCCCTGGATACCGATCGTCGCCCCGCGCGCGCTGCTGTTCCAGAACAAGGCCGTCACCGGCGCACCGCTCACCTTCTCCTACATGGACAACGCCTGGGCCGCGTCCGTGGGTGCGCCCTGA
- a CDS encoding nuclear transport factor 2 family protein — MLTLQEMSDRMEIADLMVRYAHAVDTRDWPLFRELFTPDAVVDYGAFGGPKGSVEEVVAFLDSVLPLFTATQHLVANCAIALDGDRAAVRTMCHNPMALPGADGAEPGLLVCGLWYRDTVLRTPQGWRISERGEDKAYQIGLG, encoded by the coding sequence ATGCTGACGCTGCAGGAGATGTCGGACCGGATGGAGATCGCGGATCTGATGGTCCGCTACGCGCACGCCGTGGACACCCGCGACTGGCCGCTGTTCCGGGAGCTGTTCACCCCGGACGCGGTGGTGGACTACGGGGCCTTCGGCGGGCCCAAGGGGTCGGTGGAGGAGGTGGTGGCGTTCCTGGACTCGGTGCTGCCGCTGTTCACCGCCACCCAGCACCTGGTGGCCAACTGCGCGATCGCCCTGGACGGCGACCGGGCCGCCGTCCGGACCATGTGCCACAACCCGATGGCACTGCCGGGCGCGGACGGCGCCGAGCCGGGACTGCTGGTGTGCGGGCTGTGGTACCGGGACACCGTGCTGCGCACCCCGCAGGGCTGGCGCATCAGCGAACGGGGCGAGGACAAGGCGTACCAGATCGGGCTGGGCTGA
- a CDS encoding ABC transporter permease encodes MTTTLPAAPAAAPARRAPLRRLARARAALGGSGIAAALFLAVVLLVALAAPLLVPYSPDAQSLLDSYAAPSAAHLLGADSLGRDIASRLMFGARTSLLGPALVVGVALLVGIPLALAAAWFGGAVNAVVARVFDLVYALPGLLLAVLAVALFGPGLVPAVAALAIAYVPFLARIVLAAARQQRVSPYVDALAVQGFGVVRITVRHILRNIAPVVVGQAAIAFGYALLDLASLSYLGLAVQAPTADWGVMVSDSNALMGGYWLPILAPGALIVLSVLSLTVLGARISGERPQPYLRRRTPRAPRPPRTGAAS; translated from the coding sequence ATGACCACGACGCTCCCCGCCGCACCCGCCGCCGCCCCCGCGCGGCGCGCCCCGCTCCGGCGGCTGGCCCGGGCCCGGGCCGCCCTCGGCGGCTCCGGCATCGCCGCCGCCCTGTTCCTGGCCGTCGTGCTGCTGGTCGCGCTGGCCGCGCCGCTGCTGGTCCCCTACAGCCCGGACGCCCAGTCGCTGCTGGACTCCTACGCCGCGCCGTCCGCCGCGCACCTGCTCGGCGCCGACAGCCTCGGCCGGGACATCGCCTCGCGGCTGATGTTCGGCGCCCGCACCAGCCTGCTCGGCCCGGCCTTGGTGGTCGGCGTGGCGCTGCTGGTCGGCATCCCGCTGGCGCTGGCCGCCGCCTGGTTCGGCGGCGCCGTCAACGCCGTCGTCGCCCGGGTGTTCGACCTGGTCTACGCCCTGCCCGGGCTGCTGCTGGCGGTGCTCGCGGTGGCCCTGTTCGGGCCCGGCCTGGTCCCGGCCGTCGCCGCCCTGGCCATCGCCTACGTCCCGTTCCTGGCCCGCATCGTCCTCGCCGCCGCCCGCCAGCAGCGGGTCAGCCCGTACGTGGACGCGCTCGCCGTCCAGGGCTTCGGGGTCGTGCGGATCACCGTCCGGCACATCCTGCGCAACATCGCGCCGGTCGTCGTCGGCCAGGCCGCCATCGCCTTCGGCTACGCCCTGCTCGACCTCGCCTCGCTCTCCTACCTCGGCCTGGCCGTGCAGGCGCCCACCGCCGACTGGGGCGTCATGGTCAGCGACAGCAACGCGCTGATGGGCGGGTACTGGCTGCCGATCCTCGCGCCCGGCGCACTGATCGTGCTGTCGGTGCTGTCGCTCACCGTCCTCGGCGCGCGGATCAGCGGCGAGCGCCCCCAGCCGTACCTGCGACGCCGCACCCCGCGCGCGCCCCGCCCCCCGCGTACCGGAGCCGCCTCATGA